From Hylaeus volcanicus isolate JK05 chromosome 2, UHH_iyHylVolc1.0_haploid, whole genome shotgun sequence, the proteins below share one genomic window:
- the LOC128885128 gene encoding uncharacterized protein LOC128885128, whose protein sequence is MEVRIILLTTLVMVGVALAFPQKDGQIFSNEAIKQAQNTYLIPKDATIQKVQEGIELAAYESIPGDQKINLFEILGEHVPPEVVNNLQSQIDQIGRN, encoded by the coding sequence ATGGAGGTccgtataatattattaacgaCGCTGGTGATGGTAGGAGTTGCCTTAGCGTTTCCGCAAAAAGACGGACAGATCTTCAGCAACGAGGCTATAAAACAGGCACAGAACACGTATCTCATTCCAAAGGATGCGACGATACAAAAAGTACAGGAGGGTATAGAATTGGCTGCATACGAGTCTATTCCAGGCGATCAGAAGATCaatctttttgaaattttgggGGAACACGTTCCACCGGAAGTTGTGAACAACCTTCAATCTCAGATCGATCAAATAGGTCGGAATTAG
- the LOC128872064 gene encoding very-long-chain 3-oxoacyl-CoA reductase-like yields MLVEKIGYAAIIYWGYKFSRNIIYKMYRNFFTASSVDLYSMGKWAVITGCSHGIGRAYAEALARIGLNVILVSPDTENLKAIASNIEVMYNVKTKVIKLDLSEGLETYKVIEKEMFGLEIGVLINNLGMSYPHPEYFLDLPHKEKIYMSIVHCNVVVVTNMCRILLPQMVVRGKGVIVNVASMVAVLPSPLLTVFAATKAYVVKFTRDLQIEYARHGIIVQCLLPGTVTNHTTDSPRPGWIVPTPEKYVQSAIKTIGKENVTTGFLHHSILIGIIKLIYRLSPNSIIVWMINIMEGNRNNALRRYIG; encoded by the coding sequence ATGTTGGTCGAGAAAATAGGTTATGCGGCGATCATATACTGGGGATACAAATTTTCCCGAaacataatatacaaaatgtacaGGAACTTTTTTACGGCGTCGTCCGTCGATTTGTACTCGATGGGTAAGTGGGCTGTTATCACGGGATGTTCCCACGGTATAGGAAGAGCTTACGCCGAGGCACTCGCTCGGATAGGATTAAACGTGATCCTCGTCAGCCCTGACACGGAGAATTTAAAGGCTATCGCGAGTAACATTGAGGTGATGTACAATGTGAAGACGAAAGTTATCAAATTAGATCTGTCCGAGGGTTTGGAGACGTACAAGGTGATCGAAAAAGAGATGTTCGGTTTGGAAATCGGTGTATTGATAAACAATCTCGGGATGTCTTATCCGCATCCAGAGTACTTTCTCGATTTACCGCATAAGGAGAAGATCTATATGAGTATCGTACATTGTAACGTCGTTGTCGTCACTAATATGTGTCGTATCTTATTGCCACAAATGGTCGTCAGAGGGAAAGGAGTGATCGTGAACGTTGCTTCGATGGTGGCCGTTTTACCGAGTCCCCTTTTGACCGTATTCGCAGCTACGAAAGCGTACGTCGTCAAGTTTACCAGAGATTTGCAGATCGAGTACGCGAGACATGGAATAATCGTGCAATGCTTGCTACCTGGAACCGTCACGAACCACACGACGGATTCACCGAGGCCAGGCTGGATTGTCCCGACACCGGAGAAATACGTTCAAAGCGCGATAAAAACGATAGGCAAAGAAAATGTGACGACCGGTTTCTTGCATCATTCCATTCTGAtcggaataattaaattgatctATCGATTATCGCCGAACTCCATCATCGTCTGGATGATCAACATTATGGAAGGGAATCGAAACAACGCTCTACGTCGATACATCGGAtga